DNA sequence from the Elusimicrobiota bacterium genome:
AGTTGTTGTGAATATAAGGTTTGAGGTATTCATTATACGTTCCATTTGCCCTATTTCAGAAAGAAACCTTGCGAGATTATGAAAATTAGTTGCCCCGCTTATCTTAAACGTCATTTCCTGTACATACTCTTTTTTTGCCGGCGGTAAAGGCTGCCAGACATTAATATCCACACCATAGCGTACCGCACTATCCGTAAAACTCTTCAACAATTTCGGCATCTCAGAAGATAACGGCATTTTTTTCATTGATTCCCCAATAAAAAAATCAAGTTTCTCAACTTCGAGCCTCAACCTATGCAAATCCCGGGAAGCATCCTTATAAGATGTAAGCTTTGCTTTCTCCGTCTGAAGCGTGTTCTCAACTTCCTTAATTTTATTAACTGTTGGCGAGTATAAATACGAAAAACCCAGGTATAAACCCGCAATTATGACTATCGGCACAACAATCTGCTGATTTTGCGGTGATAATTTCAATTCAAACGCCATATACCATACCTATTTATTTAACCACCTTAATAGTCCCTGTTGACTCTTCGATATCCAACGTATCTTTTTTTGTCCTAAAATTATAACTTATAGCAAAAGTCAATATTTTCAGTTTGCCTCCGGCCGCTGTCCCTGACTGATTTATATTGCCAAGATTAATATCCATAAATCCCAAGTCAACATCCGCATTTTTAATTTTCTCCCTTTTTTGTGAACCCTCTAACGCAGAAACAAAATTAGCAATTGTATAAGTGTCGAATGCTGATGCTGACATCTTAACCTCGAGCTTATCCCCCACAGTTTTTGTGGTAATATCAGAGATCCACATATTCCCGGGAGTTAACTCCACCAAAGACTGCATAAATTTTGGGTATAACAACCTGTTCTCCATCAAACTATTAATAACATCAAATTTTTTTTGTAATGACGCTTTTTTTTCTTTCAACCCTTCAACTTCATTCACAACGCTTTGCAAATCCTTT
Encoded proteins:
- the pilO gene encoding type 4a pilus biogenesis protein PilO; translated protein: MAFELKLSPQNQQIVVPIVIIAGLYLGFSYLYSPTVNKIKEVENTLQTEKAKLTSYKDASRDLHRLRLEVEKLDFFIGESMKKMPLSSEMPKLLKSFTDSAVRYGVDINVWQPLPPAKKEYVQEMTFKISGATNFHNLARFLSEIGQMERIMNTSNLIFTTTTGGENKNNTLVMNFLLTTYVWLEKPTEAKK